In one window of Erythrolamprus reginae isolate rEryReg1 chromosome 1, rEryReg1.hap1, whole genome shotgun sequence DNA:
- the CCDC92B gene encoding coiled-coil domain-containing 92B — protein sequence MKRDVIDQELEEKCKIMETRVKEKEKNNLELQKELRHKESLVSALRSNLRNKERKFLEELKRRSHRVTVLNTELQKQTEAAAYLSFQLHSSKQKLHSTRQKSSGPLEKLPEKPSIPQPSAETRPKKRTQKSHTRRQASTAFHSKGAFKDIVARERLSSFEDLEPMPDPALFLYTTRPRPPSRRHKAEHNASDLPSFKEGPEQGNRKSGWKKTCQPLAEEPAGAAGNVRTLGHRRPPSSKGEPHKQKSAHPAKD from the exons atgaagagaG ACGTAATAGACCAGGAACTGGAAGAAAAGTGCAAAATCATGGAAACccgagtgaaagagaaagagaagaacaatTTGGAATTGCAAAAGGAGCTGAGGCATAAAGAGAGCTTGGTGTCTGCCCTCCGATCCAACCTGAGGAACAAAGAAAGGAAGTTCTTGGAAGAGCTCAAAAGGAGAAGCCATCGCGTGACCGTCCTCAACACGGAGCTCCAGAAACAGACGGAGGCGGCCGCTTACCTCTCCTTCCAGCTTCATTCCTCCAAACAGAAACTTCACAGTACCCGGCAGAAAAGCTCCGGGCCGCTCGAGAAACTCCCAGAAAAACCCTCCATCCCCCAACCCAGTGCCGAGACTAGGCCCAAAAAAAGGACTCAGAAGTCCCACACCCGTCGGCAGGCGAGCACCGCATTCCACAGCAAAGGGGCCTTCAAGGACATTGTGGCTCGCGAGCGGCTCAGCAGTTTCGAAGACCTCGAACCCATGCCCGACCCGGCTCTTTTTTTGTACACCACGCGACCCCGGCCTCCGTCCCGTCGTCATAAAGCAGAGCACAACGCCTCAGATTTGCCCTCCTTCAAGGAAGGTCCCGAGCAGGGCAACCGGAAGAGCGGATGGAAAAAGACTTGTCAGCCGCTCGCGGAAGAACCGGCAGGAGCCGCGGGTAACGTCAGGACTTTGGGTCACCGTCGGCCGCCATCTTCCAAAGGGGAACCGCACAAGCAAAAGAGCGCTCACCCCGCAAAAGACTGA